From a region of the Pogona vitticeps strain Pit_001003342236 chromosome 7, PviZW2.1, whole genome shotgun sequence genome:
- the LOC110079230 gene encoding uncharacterized protein LOC110079230, with protein sequence MECEKSFSGGRNLCSSRRTHTEEKPYKCLECGKNFSQRVHLIRHQRIHTGEKPYKCMECGKGFNQKENLNSHQRIHTEEKPYKCMECGLTFCQRSSLNKHQRKHTEEKPYKCMVCGKNFSHSHSLSSHQRTHTREKPYKCMECGLCFRFSSKLSSHQRTHTGEKPYKCMECGKNFSQRVHLNRHQRIYTGEKSHKCMECGLTFCLRSSLNSHQRTHTGEKPYKCMECGKGFIQSSQLSTHQRTHTGEKPYKCMECGKSFIQSSQLSTHQRTHTGEKPYKCMECGKSFAQSSQLSTHQRTHTGEKPYKCMDCGKSFTQSSQLRTHQRTHTGEKPYKCMECGKSFSHSCSLSLHQRTHTGEKPYKCMECGLNFCQMNTLNLHQRTHTGEKPHKCMQCGKNFSQRVHLSIHQRIHTGEKPYKCMQCGQSFTHSRSLSSHQRTHSGEKPYKCIECGKNFRHSCSLSSHQRIHTGEKPYKCIECGLNFRFNSSLSLHKKTHTGEKPYKCMECGKSFRQKVNLSSHQRTHTGEKPYKCLECGRNFSLRVHLSSHQRTHTGEKPYKCMECGKNFSQKVHLSSHQRTHTGEKPYKCMECELTFCQRSTLNSHQRTHTGEKPYKCMECGKSFSQSGALSSHQRTHTGEKPYKCMECGKCFSQSNDLRSHQRTHTEEKHINAWNVERASLTAKP encoded by the coding sequence atggaatgtgaaaagagtttcagtgGGGGAAGAAACCTGTGTTCATCTCGAAGAACTCACACTGAGGAAAAGCCATATAAATgcttagaatgtggaaagaatttCAGTCAGAGAGTTCACCTTATtagacatcaaagaattcacacaggagagaaaccatataaatgcatggaatgtggaaaaggcttcaaTCAGAAGGAGAACctgaattcacatcaaagaattcacacagaagagaaaccgtataaatgcatggaatgtggattgACATTCTGTCAGAGGAGCAGCCTGAATAAGCATCAAAGAAAGCACACAgaggagaaaccgtataaatgcatggtatgtggaaagaacttcagtcacaGCCATAGCCTTagttctcatcaaagaactcacactagggagaaaccatataaatgcatggaatgtggactATGCTTCCGATTTAGCAGTAAGttaagttcacatcaaagaactcacactggagagaaaccatataaatgcatggaatgtggaaagaatttcAGTCAGAGAGTTCACCTTAACAGACATCAAAGAATTTACACAGGAGAGAaatcacataaatgcatggaatgtggattgACATTCTGTCTGAGGAGCAGCCTGAATTcacatcaacgaactcacacaggggagaaaccatataaatgcatggaatgtggaaagggttTCATTCAGAGCAGTCAGCTGAGtacccatcaaagaactcacacaggggagaaaccatataaatgcatggaatgtggaaagagtttcattcAGAGCAGTCAGCTGAGtacccatcaaagaactcacacaggggagaaaccatataaatgcatggaatgtggaaagagcttcgcTCAGAGCAGTCAGCTGAGtacccatcaaagaactcacacaggggagaaaccatataaatgcatggattgtgggaagagcttcactcAGAGCAGTCAGCTGAGaacccatcaaagaactcacacaggggagaaaccatataaatgcatggaatgtggaaagagcttcagtcacagctgTTCCCTGagtttacatcaaaggactcacactggggagaaaccatataaatgcatggaatgtggattgAACTTCTGTCAGATGAACACTCTgaatttacatcaaagaactcacactggagagaaaccacataaatgcatgcaatgtggaaagaactttagtcagagaGTTCACCTTAGtatacatcaaagaattcacactggggagaaaccatataaatgcatgcaatgtggacAGAGCTTCACTCACAGCCgtagcctcagttcccatcaaagaactcactcaggggagaaaccatataaatgcatagaatgtggaaagaacttcaggcACAGCTgtagcctcagttcccatcaaagaattcacacaggggagaaaccatataaatgcatagaatgtggattGAATTTCAGGTTTAATAGTAGCTTAAGTTTACataaaaaaactcacactggggagaaaccatataaatgcatggaatgtggaaagagcttcagacagaaagttaacctgagttcccatcaaagaactcacactggagagaaaccatataaatgcttggaatgtggaaggaACTTCAGTTTGAGAGTTCACCTGAGTtctcatcaaaggactcacactggagagaaaccatataaatgcatggaatgtggaaagaacttcagtcagaaagttcacctgagttcccatcaaagaactcatactggagaaaaaccatataaatgcatggaatgtgaactGACATTCTGTCAGAGGAGCACCctgaattcacatcaaagaactcatacaggggagaaaccatataaatgcatggaatgtggaaagagcttcagtcagagcggtgccctgagttcccatcaaagaactcacactggagagaaaccatataaatgcatggaatgtgggaagtgcttcagtcagagcaatgacctgcgttcacatcaaagaactcacacagaagaaaaacatataaatgcatggaatgtggaaagagcttcactgacGGCAAAGCcttaa